ATTCCACATAGTGAGCTAAGAATAGATAAAACAGCTTAAAAGTCTCTTAAAAAGCTTATAAAACAAGCATTATCAACCTGAGGAGAGAAAATAGTTTTGCTAAGAATTGGCGAAGTCAATATGAAGATTTTGTGAAAAATAGATAAATTTATTGTCATTTTCTCCGTAAATTTACTAACGTAGACGGGATGCTTACTTAAAACCAGCTCCTGGGTAGGAGTAAGGCTTAACCATGAAACTCAGTTCAGTACTTACTACTGCTGTGTCTACTTTGACTGTGAGTGTTGTCACAGTCCTTGGTTTCTCCAGCCAAGCGCTAGGTCTCACTTTTTCCGGTGACTCAATAGGTACTTGGGGAGAACCCAGTAATTATCCAGGGAGCGCAAATACCGACCCATACTACACAGGTGTGGGAACCAGCACTTTTAAATGGGGGGATGCTCATCCAGAACAACCAATCTATGGGACAAGTGCAAATGAAATTGCCTTCAAAGGTATTTCATTTACTACAGAGGAAAGCTCAGTGTTTAAGATAGGTTATTTAAAGTACTTTAATGGAACAGTGCCTCAAGGAACCAACGTAGACACTGTACCGTTAAGTCTTGACCTATCATTCTCGGAGCCATTTAACTTCTCTGAGGATTTCAAATATGATTTGGAGTTAGAAAACACAACTAATGTGGGCATTCCAGAGCTAGACGCGGATTCTGTCATTGTTAAAAACACTTTTAGCGATCGCAGTTTCAGTTTTGGAGGAGATGACTACCTTCTGAAACTTATTGGCTTCAGCCAAGATAACGGTAAAACTACCGTTACAAAGTTCCGTGTCCGCGAAAATCAAGAAATTACAGCAGGTATTTACGCTCAAATTACTCGGATTACACCACCGAAAAAAATCCCCGAACCTGCGAGCCTTGCTGGTTTATCAGCGCTAAGCATCTACCTCTTATCCCGTAAGAATAAAATCTTAAAGGATAAAAATAAATAATTTCAGGGAATTCTTAGTAATGTGGTAGCAAGACTACTACATTACTAGATCGCAGGAACATTAATCTCAAAAACCAGGCTTCTTTGTAAAGACTAGCCATGCTTAGTCTCTACACCATATAATATCGAGCTTTGCACTCCTAGAGCGTTGGTACAGAAATCACAAAAACCCGGTTTATTCGAGTTGAGCATACGAGATATCAAGCTTGACCACAGAGAGAAAGCGGGTTTTTTACCTCCTTTTTGACTACTGTAACGACGTTCTAGAGAGACTGAGTTTTTTAAGCAGCTTTGGAATGGATCTCTCATACAGAAAACGCGCCCTCGCTTGTTACGTTGAAACGCAATAGGTGAAGACGCTGGTCACTGGTCACTGGTCACTGGTCACTGGTCACTGGTCACTGGTCACAGTGGAAGCACCTTCAGTGGATTGGGGGGCGCTGGGTAGTTCTAAGCAATAACCCGCACCATACACGGTTTTGATATAACGGGGATGACGGGGATCTGGTTCTAACTTGGTTCTGAGGTGACGGATGTGTACGCGAATAGTTTCAATATCGTCATCCGGATCGTAACCCCAAACTTCTCTAAGAATTTCGCTAGGGGAAACCGTTTGACCGTGGCGTTGAAGGAGACAGTGCAGTAGCTCAAATTCTAGATGAGTTAATTTCACCGTTTGACCAAACCATATCGCCTCAAAACGTTCTGGAACTAAGGTCAGAGGTCCATAATTCAAAATTTCACTGTGCTTGGCGGCTTGAGGAATCCGGTCAGTACGCCGCAATAACGCTCGCACCCGTGCTAGCATTTCTTCGACTTCAAAGGGCTTGGTAAGGTAATCATCTGCGCCAGCATTAAAGCCTTCTACCTTATCCTGCGTTTGGCTAAGAGCCGTCAGCATCAGCACGGGGATTTCAGCAGTGCGCTCATCCCGACGGAGGCGCTGGCAAACAGTGAATCCATCAACTCTAGGCAACATGAGATCCAGCATGATCAAGTCTGGTTGTAGCTGGAGAGCTAGTGCTTGACCTTTGATACCGTCCTCGGCTTGGCTAACGTCGTAACCAGCCATCTCTAGGTTGACGGCTACGAGTTCTGAAATTGCAGGGTCGTCGTCTATGACAAGAATCCTCGGCATTATTAAAAAATTATTACTACTTATTAAGGATAAATAAGAACCTTTGGTAGATACAAAGATTGCTTTCCTGATTATAAAAAATAATTTAAATCTAACATAAAGATTAAAATTAAAGATTGTAAAACAAAAACTCAACTATACTAGATCTACCATTATTATGTATTATCCCTCTTACAGTCCCTCATGGTTTTTGCAAAACGATGTGGTGATGACTGTTTATACTGCTTTGCGGGGCAAGAGTTATTCGGAACGTACAATCCAAGACCCAGAGCCGTTTTATCAGGAAATGATTTTTACGGGGGCGCAAGGAGTACCAATTTTTGGCAAGGTTGCCATTCCCAAAAATCCTCGTGGCACGATTGTTGGTACTTATGGCATTACAGGAGATTTGGAGAATCAATGGTATCTCAAGCTTTTAGGTCGTAAAGCATATGCCCAAGGGTACTCTGTGGTATTGTTTGATTGGCGTGCTCATGGCAAAACAGCAGAGTTGTCTCCAACACTAACAAGTGATGGATTGTACGAGGGAGAAGATTTTGCCCGCATTGCCGCCACTGCTAAACAGATGGGATGCCCAGGAAAATTTTGGTTTACCGGGTACTCTTTAGGCGGACAGTTGGCACTGTGGGCGGTGAAAGCTGCTGTTGAACTCACCAAAGAAAATCGGGATTTAGGGCTAGAAGAGAGCGATATCGGTGGTGCAGCAGTCATTTGTCCAAGTTTAGACTCTCGGCGATCACTCGCTTATCTAGTCAAGCATCCTTTGGGGAGATACATGGAGCAAGCGATCGCGAGGGGGTTAGAAAAACTTGCATGGAAAATTCATGAAGCTCATCCTGGAACTCTTGACCCTGAGGCGATTAAGCGGGCTAACAGCATATGGGGCTTTGATGAGGAACTAGTCATTCAGCGACTGGGCTTTCCCACTGTGGAAGCTTACTATGATGCTAGCAGCGCTTTACCAATACTACCACATCTTACCAAACCCACGCTAATCATCTACGCCGAAAACGATCCCTTTTTTGATCCTAAAATCATACCTGAACTGCAAGCAATTTGCAAGAGAAACGCGGCACTAGATTTGTTACTAACCCGTCATGGAGGTCATGTTGGTTACATCAGTAGCAAAAATTGCCAACGTCAGGCACAAGATCCAGATCCTTGGTGGGCATGGAATCGAACTTTACAGTGGATAAGAGGGGATAGGGGGTAGGGAAGAGTGATTGTCATTCCCCAATTCTCTTAGAGGATGTTTGTAAAGTCCTAATTTATACTAGTAGAGCATAATCATTAAAACCGTATGTTATTTAGGCACGTCATTGCGAGAAGCGAAGCAACGCGGCAATCCAAAATTATCCGGTAATTATCGATTATGCTCTACTGGTCTAGCGATTCGAAATCGCGACTATACAAGCGAAACCCACCTACGTGGGTTTCAAATCCTTAATTTCTCGTTAGGGATTTCCAAGAAATAAATTATCCATCTTGTGGAACGGGCGTCCTCGCCCGTTCTATACTAGTGGCGGGCGGGACGCCCGCACCACAAGAGAAAGTTGTATATTTTTTTATTTAGAAGTCCCTTAGTCCGCGCAGGCGGACTTTGTTTGTATAGTTGCGATTTCTAATCGCCCAAAACTTTTAAAACATCCTCTTAGACATTTAGATTGATTCGGACCGTAATATCGTTATAATCCTTGTCACCACCATTAACGAGATCCTCAAAACCAAAAATGTTATCTCCCAATAAACGAACATGATCTGCTTTGTCAGAGTTAGCACCTAAGAATGGAAAGTAAACTTGCGGGTCATTACTGGAATTACTCTCTAAGAGTGCATCAGGGTTACTATTGACAATCATAAATGGAGCAAACAGCGAACCGCCGTTGAAAGTTCCAGTGAAATTTGCTGTTGCTTGGTTGTTTACCGTCAAGTCAATACCAGCAACACGTCCGGCGACAGCCGCTTGCACATAACCAGCATCTCCCGGACGGTAGTCAATAATATCATCACCATTAGTATCAATACCACCCTTATCATCTGCTATTTCATAAAAACCAATGAAGTTATTGAAAGCAGCTTCTCTGTTAAGAGTAAAGTCAGCTTTGACAGATGTGTTAACTTGTCGCAAATCAATGAGTTCGTTTTGCCGCTTACCTTGCAAACTGGTACCTAAGGGAATTTCTTCATCTGTTGCTTTCACTTTGACTTTCAAATCATTGAAGTCACCATTTTGAGCAGATGGATCTTTCCAAGCCAGAGAAAACTCTCCATCGTCCACGCTTTCGACTTTGAAATTTGTAGTAGATGGAAACACTACATTTGATAAAGAGGTTTTATCAGATAAAACAGTATCGGTAGTGCTGTTGCTGACCAAGTAGAATCGCAAGTTAGCATTTGACTCGAATGCTAACTTGCGTGACAAGTCGGTATCAAATCCATTCGGGACTTTCGCAAGAGCAGAGAAAATTACCTGAGATCGATTCAATGCGGCTTCGCTATAACCCACAGAGTCAGGAGCAATACCATTGATTCGACCTTGTGCATCGTCAACAGTAAAGACTCCTAGTTCATTAACGAGTTGAGAACGGTGCTCTGTCAATTCAACTGAAATTTTGGCTTGACTGCTGCTATTTTGACCTTTGAGAGCGAAGACATCAAAAGCAATTTTGTTTAACTCAGAAGTTGTTACCGAGTTTGTCAGAGCTTTATTACTGTTGTTGCTAATAGTAACCGTGGCGTTGATGTTCGATAAACCCAGATTGTAATTGGGTGCATCTACCAGAGTCAGGGTCAGACTTTCATCGCCCTCGTCAAAGAGATTATCGTCAACTGGAGTGATAGCAATGTCTACAAAGGATTGATTGGTGTCAAGAGTTGCTGTACCCGTAAGGTTGGGGCTGTAATCAATTCCGTTGGTAGCAGTACCAGAAATGCCGTAAGTTACTTGGAGTGGTAAACTAATGTCACCAGCACGGCTGATACGAAAGATACCGACATCCCCAGATTCGGCAGCAGAAGCATCGATGGCAGCAATGCTTACAGTAGGGATAGTGTCGTCTCTGTAGACGAAGATGTCACGACTGTTGTTAGTGTCTCCTGCTACCAAATTATTTGCGTATGTCTCAAATGCTATGTATTGACCATCTGTGGATACGACAGGGTTGTAGGAGAAGTCATTCCCCTGATTTTGCTGTGAATCTACAGAAACGCGTTTGATGGTGCCTGTCTGAATATTGTAGACGAAAATATCACCAGTATTATTGGTGCCCCCCGCCACTAGGTTGCTGGCAGATGAACCAAACGTCACATAGCGTCCATCTGCTGAGAGGGCGGGGGAAAAGGAATCGTTATTTCCTTGATTGCTTTGCGAATCTACGGAAATGCGACGGGTGGTACCTGTTTGAGTATCGTAGATGAAGATGTCACTGAAGTTATTCGTGTCATCCGCCACTAAGTTGCTGGCATATGACTCAAACGCCACATAGCGTCCATCTGCTGAGATGACAGGGTTGTAGGAGAAGTCATTCCCCTGATTGGCTTGCGAACTGACAGAAATGCGACGGGTAGTATCTGTTTGAGTATCGTAGACAAAGACATCACGGGTGTTATTAGTATCATCTGCTACCAGATTGCTGGCAAATGAATCAAACACCACATAGCGTCCATCTGCTGAGAGGGCGGGAGAGAAGGAAGCGCCATTCCCCTGATTGGCTTGCGAACTGACAGAAACGCGACGGGTGGTATCTGTTTGAGTATCGTAGACAAAGATGTCATTGAAGTTGTTTGTATCATCCGCCACTAAGTTGTTGGCATATGACTCAAATGCTACATAGCGTCCATCTGTAGAAATGATGGGAGATGAAGATCCCCTATTCCCCTGATTAGCTTGCGAACTGACAGAAACGCGTTCGGTGCTTCCTGTTAAAGTATCGTAGACGAAAATGTCGCTGAAGTTGTTTGTGTCATTTTGTACCAGGTTGCTGGCATATGACTCAAATGCCACATAGCGTCCTGAAGCTGAGATACTGGGACTCCCATTGGCAGGGTTATTCCCCTCAATGCCATTTAGACCTACGGAAACGCCTCTAGTGGTGCCTGTCTGAGTATCGTAGACAAAAATGTCACTGAAGTTGTTCGTGTCACTTGCTACTAAATTGCTAGCATCAGACCGAAAAGCTATATAACGCCCGTCTGCTGAGATATCTGGGCTGAAGGAGTTGTTATTCCCCTGGTTACCTCCCAGACCTACGGAGACGCGGTTGGCATTTAATAATCCAGTATATGCCTCTTGAGTTGCAACTGAAAATACCAAGGATGTTGTCATCCTCCCCGTTGTAACTTCCAGTTTCCAATGACCGCCTAAAGCCGGGTTACCTGTGGGGGTTTTGGAAGCCGCTATCTGTGCTCCTGTTTTCTGGCGCAATTTGGTGATGAATTCGGCTCCGATGTCTGTTGCTGCAACATTGCAGCCGTAAAGCAACAACGAGGGAGTAGAATCATGCGACTGCTCTTCCTTTGGAAACCATCGTGCTAGTAGGCTGGCATAGAATTCTAGGGTTTCCAAGTTCAAGCAGCTGTTGCCCAAATACAGACATCCTGGTGAACCGTGGGAAACTATGTGTACAGTGGTAAGGTCTGCTCGTTCTAGTACAGTGGTAATTTGCTCGACACCATCCCATTCTGGGTGTAGGAGTATCACTTGCGCGTCACTTTCTACTCCAGACATGAGTGTTTGATAGTCTGCGACTGATGTATCAATGAATACTAAAGTTTTAGAAGTGACACTGCTGGGCTGATTCTGCTGTGTTGTGATGCCAAAACGATTGTGTACATCAAGCTTTTGTATTTCAGTTGGCTGCATGCGTGTTTGTTACAAATGGAGTGTAGAGCAAAGTCAATCCTCGGTCAATCGAATGCACCCCTGAATAACTGTCAAATGGTCTTGGAATAAAAGAAACAGGTCAGAAGCCCCTAAATTTATTTATAGAAAAGACAAAAAAGATTTTTGCTCAATATTGTAAATATCAAGTTAAAAATCAAAAGTAAAAACAGAATCTTGTTTCTTTTGCCTTTTAACTTGTTAAAGCGGTGGTGCTGGAAGAGGTCTTGCTGGAGCTGACACTGGATCTATCCCACCTAGTCCCACTTCAAACTGACCCATCATGTCGAAGTCTTCGTGAACCATGTTGTGGCAATGGTACATATACTTACCCGCATCGGCTCTAAATCTCCCAATGACCCGTACTGTCTCGTTTTCACCAACGTAGAAGACATCTTTCCAGCCACGCTCATAAGGCAAAGGTGGTTGACCATTGCGATCGAGTATTTGAGCCTTAACGGCGTGAAGGTGCATGGGATGAACTCCCGCACCTACAGGGTGGAGAAACCTCCAAATTTCTATTTCTTCTAATTGTGGATTGGCGTCAATTCGATTTGAGTCCCACCCGTTACCGTTGATCACCCACATTCCATTAATCTGATCCAGAAGGAAGTCGCGGGTTCGCACAGCAGCAGATTCAGGAAGCAATTCAATAGTGCGTAGTGTGCTAGGAACAACGCTATTATCTACTTCAGATCGCACTACATCAAAACGCATGATTCTTTCTATATTGGGAAAATAATCATTATCTGGTAGTGGAAGATTTTGTAGTTCTACCTGAGTCCCTATAGGATATCTGGAAAAATCGATAATAAAGTCATACCGTTCTCCTGCTGCAAGACGGAGGTCTAGAGTATTGACTGGTGCAGATATTAATCCACCATCAGTACCAATCACAATCAAGTTATCACCCGTACTGAGAGCAAGTCTATAAGAGCGGGAAACTGATGCGTTTAAGACTCGGAAACGGTACTTGCGATTAGCCACTTCCATGCGAGGCCAAGGTACGCCATTAACGAGTATTAAGTCGCCCATCACATGAGTCCGATTTTGATCGTCCAAAATGAGTGAACCATCAGGCGCGAGTTGCCTATCCTGAATAATGAGAGGTACATCATAATCCCCATTAGGAAGTGACAGCGCTCGTTCGTCATCATTTTCGACTATATACATTCCAGCTAAGCCCATATACACATTTCGAGTAGTCTGAGCAAGCGTGTGATCGTGGTACCACAAAACAGCAGCAGAGGGGTTGGCATAGATGTAATCCTTGTAATGTCTTGGAGGAATGGGATCTGTAGCGTAGCCGTCGTGTTGAGGTGAAGATTGCATTCCATGCAGATGCACAGATGTATTTACATCAAGATTATTGATAAACCGTACAACTGATATCCGATTTTGCTGCTGTTTAATGGTGGGTCCGGGAAATTGACCGTTATAGCCCCAAATCTCCGTAGTTGGCCCTGGTAAAATCTGTACTGGAGCCGTCCGCATTGTGATTTGGTAGTAATCAGTTGTTGCATCGCTACGCACTGGATTCAATACTGGTGGTGTACGAAAGGGAAGTGTAAATGGCACGCGTCCATTGACTACTTGAGTGTATCCTCGATATTGAAATCCTATGGGAAGCAAAACAGTACCCACTGCAAGCGATGCAATTCTCAGTGCTTCACGTCTGCTGATTCTTGTCATGTTCAAGTTTTCCAGTTAATAACTTGTATAAAATCAAACTTCTTGAGAATGTAAATACCCTGGTTTTTCATGGGGATTCTCTGTTCCCCATTCCCTGTTAAAATGTGTTTTTCCAGAATAAATATAGCAGTAGTTTTTAAATAAATTTTAAGTAATAATAAGAACTTAGTGAAATTTTCACAAAAAAAAAGTTTTAATAAACATTATCTTTTCATCTTTTTTATAATTTGTAGATATGCTTCTTAGTGACTAAATACTTCCAGTTCACTCATTATTTTAAGATGAAGAAGACAGAAGTTTGATCGTCCGCTATACTGAAAGTTTACCCTAGCTTAACAGCGGGGAATTTATTGAACGAAGGAAGAAGAAAAAAGAAAGAAGGAAGAAGTTTTGTTTTTATATGTGGATTCTGACCCCAACTCAAAACGAGCAACCCAATGTGTATGGGGTTTTAAACCGAATGGCACTAAGTTAAGGGTTCAGACTGACGCGGAGAGGGGAGAAACGGGGACGCGGAGATGGAATTTTCCCCGCGTCACCGCGTCACCGCGTCACCGTGTCAGCCCCTTTTTAGGTTTTCTTCGCGCCATTCGGTTTAACGAAACTCCTCCTGCGTCAAGATGGAACACCTGTTTTTGTCCCGCCTTGCGGACATATGATGGGGATTTGGTGTCAAAGGGATGAAACACGCGTAATAAATCTTCTCAATTTCCTCACTTACCTGCAGAATGTAGAACTCTAACATAATCTTAAAAATTTGATATTACCCCTACGTGTACTACTAAGCTTTGATTGAGTTTAATATAATCAACACAGAAGCATTTAAATAGCCACCATGAAGTGCGTATACCAAAACACGTGAAAAATTCTTCCCTAACTTCCCTAATCCCCAACTTTTTCAAGTCAGATAAGGTGGGCGTAAAAATTTATTTTTGGAGTAAAGCAGAGGGAAGGGGTTATAGTCTCATTCACCTTACGTTACATACTTGGATTTATTTGTGTCTATCTAAGTTCAGCAGGAAAAAAATTGATCTTTTCTTAATCTTATCTACTATTAAGCAATATAATTCATAATATGTTATTGATTGCTATTTTTAAAATTTTATTTTAGATAAATCTCAGCTTTGAATATAGTTTTTACGGAGTCTTCAAGAATCTATGAATAAAGAGATTTGCTATAACCTTAATCAACAGCATGATTTGCGTCTTGCCTCTTTAAATTCTGACTCACCTGTAATAGAAACCGAAGCAAGTCAGCTTTGCAATCAAATACTAAATATAGATAATATAGAGCATAATTTTTACAGTGTAGCTGAAAAAGCTGGAAGATTTTGCAACAGATATTTGAGCGTTTCCAGCGACGTTCCAACTTCTATAGTAGATACTACTGAATACGATCTTGATACATTAAGTGCTAGAGAGGTTTCTCTTTTATTTGTAGAGAAGACTTCTGCATTAAAAGAGGATGCATTGATTATTGACGTGAATTTAAGTGTAATTGATTTCATTTTAACACAATTTGCCCCTCAAGGTCTTTTGAGCGGATGCCAGCTTCAGAATTCGTCAAATGCATCTAACTGCCATGAAGTGGTAGCGAGTGCTCTACACTTCATTCATGGAGTACAAGTTGGCAATGGGAATATCAACAGAAATCAAAATGTCTTATTTAGACAAATGCTTGAAAGTATTGGTGTGCGGCTGCCAACAATCTTATCAACGAGTTTCTCAGCGTTCACAGATATTCTTCCTGAGTCGTGGAAGTTGCCAGCCTATCGTCTGAGTCTTTCCCTATTTACCGAGGAGATGTGCCCAGAAATTCTTGGTGCTACACTCTTTGACGCTATATTTCCCATACCAGGGCTTGTTCAGAAACTGGAGCCCTATATCGCACATCATGGTGGATTGACTACATATTACAAGGTAAGAGCATCCCAATGTAGCAGCAATAACCTTGTCGAAAAAGCACGTCAGGCAATTGAAATCTATCTTTCAACATTTGATAGCCTTGAGCAATCAAAGAGAAAGCAAACTCTGGAACAAATCTGTTGTCGAATTTATGACGGTATTTACACATCTTATCGACTTTTAACTGAATGGTCTTCAAGTTTAATACACCACCTTCAAGAAGGCTACCTTAGTCCCCGCGAAAAAATGATTCGCCTGGTAAAACAGAAGGCAAAATATGCTGTTG
This genomic interval from Scytonema hofmannii PCC 7110 contains the following:
- a CDS encoding choice-of-anchor K domain-containing protein, whose product is MKLSSVLTTAVSTLTVSVVTVLGFSSQALGLTFSGDSIGTWGEPSNYPGSANTDPYYTGVGTSTFKWGDAHPEQPIYGTSANEIAFKGISFTTEESSVFKIGYLKYFNGTVPQGTNVDTVPLSLDLSFSEPFNFSEDFKYDLELENTTNVGIPELDADSVIVKNTFSDRSFSFGGDDYLLKLIGFSQDNGKTTVTKFRVRENQEITAGIYAQITRITPPKKIPEPASLAGLSALSIYLLSRKNKILKDKNK
- a CDS encoding response regulator transcription factor, which encodes MPRILVIDDDPAISELVAVNLEMAGYDVSQAEDGIKGQALALQLQPDLIMLDLMLPRVDGFTVCQRLRRDERTAEIPVLMLTALSQTQDKVEGFNAGADDYLTKPFEVEEMLARVRALLRRTDRIPQAAKHSEILNYGPLTLVPERFEAIWFGQTVKLTHLEFELLHCLLQRHGQTVSPSEILREVWGYDPDDDIETIRVHIRHLRTKLEPDPRHPRYIKTVYGAGYCLELPSAPQSTEGASTVTSDQ
- a CDS encoding YheT family hydrolase; the encoded protein is MYYPSYSPSWFLQNDVVMTVYTALRGKSYSERTIQDPEPFYQEMIFTGAQGVPIFGKVAIPKNPRGTIVGTYGITGDLENQWYLKLLGRKAYAQGYSVVLFDWRAHGKTAELSPTLTSDGLYEGEDFARIAATAKQMGCPGKFWFTGYSLGGQLALWAVKAAVELTKENRDLGLEESDIGGAAVICPSLDSRRSLAYLVKHPLGRYMEQAIARGLEKLAWKIHEAHPGTLDPEAIKRANSIWGFDEELVIQRLGFPTVEAYYDASSALPILPHLTKPTLIIYAENDPFFDPKIIPELQAICKRNAALDLLLTRHGGHVGYISSKNCQRQAQDPDPWWAWNRTLQWIRGDRG
- a CDS encoding DUF4347 domain-containing protein, with the protein product MQPTEIQKLDVHNRFGITTQQNQPSSVTSKTLVFIDTSVADYQTLMSGVESDAQVILLHPEWDGVEQITTVLERADLTTVHIVSHGSPGCLYLGNSCLNLETLEFYASLLARWFPKEEQSHDSTPSLLLYGCNVAATDIGAEFITKLRQKTGAQIAASKTPTGNPALGGHWKLEVTTGRMTTSLVFSVATQEAYTGLLNANRVSVGLGGNQGNNNSFSPDISADGRYIAFRSDASNLVASDTNNFSDIFVYDTQTGTTRGVSVGLNGIEGNNPANGSPSISASGRYVAFESYASNLVQNDTNNFSDIFVYDTLTGSTERVSVSSQANQGNRGSSSPIISTDGRYVAFESYANNLVADDTNNFNDIFVYDTQTDTTRRVSVSSQANQGNGASFSPALSADGRYVVFDSFASNLVADDTNNTRDVFVYDTQTDTTRRISVSSQANQGNDFSYNPVISADGRYVAFESYASNLVADDTNNFSDIFIYDTQTGTTRRISVDSQSNQGNNDSFSPALSADGRYVTFGSSASNLVAGGTNNTGDIFVYNIQTGTIKRVSVDSQQNQGNDFSYNPVVSTDGQYIAFETYANNLVAGDTNNSRDIFVYRDDTIPTVSIAAIDASAAESGDVGIFRISRAGDISLPLQVTYGISGTATNGIDYSPNLTGTATLDTNQSFVDIAITPVDDNLFDEGDESLTLTLVDAPNYNLGLSNINATVTISNNSNKALTNSVTTSELNKIAFDVFALKGQNSSSQAKISVELTEHRSQLVNELGVFTVDDAQGRINGIAPDSVGYSEAALNRSQVIFSALAKVPNGFDTDLSRKLAFESNANLRFYLVSNSTTDTVLSDKTSLSNVVFPSTTNFKVESVDDGEFSLAWKDPSAQNGDFNDLKVKVKATDEEIPLGTSLQGKRQNELIDLRQVNTSVKADFTLNREAAFNNFIGFYEIADDKGGIDTNGDDIIDYRPGDAGYVQAAVAGRVAGIDLTVNNQATANFTGTFNGGSLFAPFMIVNSNPDALLESNSSNDPQVYFPFLGANSDKADHVRLLGDNIFGFEDLVNGGDKDYNDITVRINLNV
- a CDS encoding multicopper oxidase family protein; amino-acid sequence: MTRISRREALRIASLAVGTVLLPIGFQYRGYTQVVNGRVPFTLPFRTPPVLNPVRSDATTDYYQITMRTAPVQILPGPTTEIWGYNGQFPGPTIKQQQNRISVVRFINNLDVNTSVHLHGMQSSPQHDGYATDPIPPRHYKDYIYANPSAAVLWYHDHTLAQTTRNVYMGLAGMYIVENDDERALSLPNGDYDVPLIIQDRQLAPDGSLILDDQNRTHVMGDLILVNGVPWPRMEVANRKYRFRVLNASVSRSYRLALSTGDNLIVIGTDGGLISAPVNTLDLRLAAGERYDFIIDFSRYPIGTQVELQNLPLPDNDYFPNIERIMRFDVVRSEVDNSVVPSTLRTIELLPESAAVRTRDFLLDQINGMWVINGNGWDSNRIDANPQLEEIEIWRFLHPVGAGVHPMHLHAVKAQILDRNGQPPLPYERGWKDVFYVGENETVRVIGRFRADAGKYMYHCHNMVHEDFDMMGQFEVGLGGIDPVSAPARPLPAPPL